The Gemmatimonadales bacterium genome includes the window GCTACGCGCCCGCCATTTTCCACCTGCAGCCCGTTCAGCGCGTTGGGCGAATCGGGTACCTCATCGACGCGGAGATACCCGTCCAAATATCCCGCGATCTCGGCCAGCGCGACGCCGGCATCGCCGTCGGCGGTCCGGTTAGCGGCGGTGCCGCCGCGCGAGCCGCTCACCGCGCCGCCTCGGCCATCGGCGCGGGCGGCGCAGGCACCAGCGTTCCCGCGGAAATCGACTCCGCCGCCGCCCTGACCCGCGCCGTGAGCGCGGCCGGCACCAGACTGTCGAGCGCCGGATTTGCCTCGTAACGCACCACGCCGCTCGCGAGCCCGAACGACTCGACCTTGGGCCGGAACCGCCCCTCCTCCACCTCGCGGCCGACGAGCAGGAACGCCCTCGGCAGATCGATCACGGCGGAGCCGAGCACGTGCTTGGGCGCGAGGTGGGTCTGGTCGGCGTTGGCGCCGAACGCGTAGACCCCCGGACTCTCCTTCACAGCCTGAAAGAGCCCGAGCGCCGCCGCGTCCGCGTTGTGGTGGAACATGTCGGCGCCGGCCCGGATCAAGGCGATCGTCGCCTCCCGGCCCGCCGCCGCATCATCGAAGTTATTGAGGTAGACCTGACGCGACTGCACCTTGGGATTCACCGCCCGCGCACCCCGCACCCATCCGCGATATGCCGCCTCGATCGGTGGCAGCCGGATCCCGCCGACAAAACCGATCACGTTGGTGCGGGTCATCCCGCCGGCCACCATGCCGGCGAGATAGCTGGCCTCCTCGAGCCGGAAGATGAGCGGCGCCACGTTGCCCTGCGCGCGCTCGCCCGACGTCACGATGATGATGGTCTCCGGATACTGCGCCGACACCCGCTCAGCCAGCCGCTGAAACTCGAAGCCGTGGGCAAACACCAGCCGGTAGCCCTGCGCCGCGTAGGTCCGGAGCGCCTCCTCCTGCTCCGCAGGGGTGCGCGCTTCCACCTGCGAAATCCTGGCGTGCAGCGAATCGCGGAGCTCGACGAGTCCAGCGTACGCTCCGGAGTTCCATGCCGCATCGGCGATCGAGCCGGGCGTGATCAGGCCGACCCGCATTCCGTCCCCGCCGCCATCTGCCTCCCCACGATGCGAAGGGCCGCCACGCGTGCAGGCGCCGGCGGCCAGCATTACGACTACAAACCAGCAGCTTCGGCTCACCGCGCTATGTGCCGCTGGTGACCACCGCGTCGGCATGCGCGTCCTGAATCCGCACTTCGCCGCTTACCCGCCCGCCTTCGAGCACCGCGATCCGGGGGGTCACGATGTTTCCCGTCACCGACGCGGTCGCCTGAAGCTCCACCCGATCGGTCGCGTGGATCGAGCCCGTCACCTCGCCGCCGATCACCGCCTCCTTGGTGTGCAGATCGCCCTCCACCCTCGCGCCCTGCCCGACGAGCACCTGCGCCGCCGCGCGCACCGTCCCTCGGATCTGGCCCTCGATGCGCACCACGCCCTCGGTCTCCAGGTCCCCCACGATCGTCATGTCCTTGGCAACGATCGAGAACGGCATCTGGTCCGAGCGGCGCCGGCGCAGCTCGTTTCCCTGCTCGTCCCGCGCCGGCGAATTCGCGAAGATGCTCATGGCCTGGCCTCCTTGACCATCGTCAGTGGGTCGAGCGAGACACCCTGGCGGCGGATCTCGAAGTGAAGGTGCGGTGCCGTGGACCGGCCGCTGTTGCCGGTGAGCGCGATGACCTGCCCTGCTTGCACGGTGTCGCCCTGTGCGACGAGGCGCCGGGAAAGGTGACCGTACATTGATTGGTAGCCGTCAGGATGCTGGATCAGGACGAACCATCCGTACTGGGGGTCCTCGCCGCTCTCCGCCACCACCCCGCCCCCTGCCGCGCGCACCATGCTGCCGACTGGCACGGCAATGTCGATGCCGGGATGCGGCTCGTCCCTGGCGTTCTGATTGACCTGGCCGCGGGTGACGAAGCCGGCGTCGTCGAGCGGCCAGTAGCGCGGCGGCTCGGCCCCCGCCGCGTAGCGCGGCGAACCGCCGGCCGGGTATGCGCGGATGGCCGGCGCGATCGGCAACGTAGTCATGGCCCGCACCGGGTCCGGCACGATGTCAGCGCCGATCATCTTCCGTACCTGGGCGTAGCGTTGCTCCAGGCTGTCGACCGCCGCGCTCAGCTCGATGATGCGCGCGTTGTCAGCCTTGAGCCGGGCGACCTGGCGCTCGAGCCCCGGCACCCGGGCGGCGGAGCGCACGATCGGCGCGTAGCCGACCACGCCCGCCGCCACGAGCACCACCAGACCGGCCGACGCCCAGCTCCCCGCGCGCAATACCCAGCGTGGCACCCGGTAGGTGCGCGATTCCAGCGCGCCGTCGCGCTGCACCATGATGGTGTAGGCGCGGCCCGGTTTCATCCCGCGTACGCTTCGCCCAGCATGAGCTCGAGCAGGCGCGCGAGGTCGTCGTTGGAGTAGTAGTTGATCGTGAGGAACCCTCGGCCCCTGCGCCGAGGGTGGATCCTGACGTCGGTGCCAAGGCGCTTGCGCAGCACGTCCTCGACGCGGCGCGCATCGGGGGAGAGCATGCGCCCGTCGCGCCTGCGGCCACTCGCGTGCCCTCCGCCAGCCTTCACGCCGTCCGGGGCTTCTTCTGCCGGCAAGTCATCGCCGCGCCGCACCCGCTCCTCGGTGTCGCGAACCGACCACCCCTCGTCGGCCGCCTGGCGCGCCATGCGCAGCAAACGCGTTTCGTCTTCGATCGTAAGCAGGGCGCGGGCATGGCCTTCCGACAGCCGACCCTCGTGCACGAGCGCCTGCACCTCTGCGGGCAGCCGCAGCAGCCGGAGCAGGTTCGCGACGGTCGAGCGATTCCGCCCGACGCGGCGCGCCACCTCCGCTTGCGCCACCTCGAACTCTTGCATCAAGCGCCGATAGCCGAGCGCTTCATCGATGGCCGAGAGGTCGTTGCGCTGAAGGTTCTCGATCAGCGCGAGCGTGAGCAGCGTCTGGTCGTCGGCTTCTTTGACCACGGCGGGTACGGTCGCCCAGCCGAGCCGCTGCACCGCACGCCACCGCCGCTCTCCGGCGATCAGCTCGTAACCGGCGCCCGCAGCGCGCACGAGCACGGGCTGCAAGAGCCCTGATGCTT containing:
- a CDS encoding BMP family protein codes for the protein MRVGLITPGSIADAAWNSGAYAGLVELRDSLHARISQVEARTPAEQEEALRTYAAQGYRLVFAHGFEFQRLAERVSAQYPETIIIVTSGERAQGNVAPLIFRLEEASYLAGMVAGGMTRTNVIGFVGGIRLPPIEAAYRGWVRGARAVNPKVQSRQVYLNNFDDAAAGREATIALIRAGADMFHHNADAAALGLFQAVKESPGVYAFGANADQTHLAPKHVLGSAVIDLPRAFLLVGREVEEGRFRPKVESFGLASGVVRYEANPALDSLVPAALTARVRAAAESISAGTLVPAPPAPMAEAAR
- a CDS encoding polymer-forming cytoskeletal protein, with the translated sequence MSIFANSPARDEQGNELRRRRSDQMPFSIVAKDMTIVGDLETEGVVRIEGQIRGTVRAAAQVLVGQGARVEGDLHTKEAVIGGEVTGSIHATDRVELQATASVTGNIVTPRIAVLEGGRVSGEVRIQDAHADAVVTSGT
- a CDS encoding M23 family metallopeptidase — protein: MKPGRAYTIMVQRDGALESRTYRVPRWVLRAGSWASAGLVVLVAAGVVGYAPIVRSAARVPGLERQVARLKADNARIIELSAAVDSLEQRYAQVRKMIGADIVPDPVRAMTTLPIAPAIRAYPAGGSPRYAAGAEPPRYWPLDDAGFVTRGQVNQNARDEPHPGIDIAVPVGSMVRAAGGGVVAESGEDPQYGWFVLIQHPDGYQSMYGHLSRRLVAQGDTVQAGQVIALTGNSGRSTAPHLHFEIRRQGVSLDPLTMVKEARP
- a CDS encoding ParB/RepB/Spo0J family partition protein, with protein sequence MTETKRLGRGLGALLGPISREQAEASGALRELTVASVRPNPFQPRTRIDEQALAELTASIEASGLLQPVLVRAAGAGYELIAGERRWRAVQRLGWATVPAVVKEADDQTLLTLALIENLQRNDLSAIDEALGYRRLMQEFEVAQAEVARRVGRNRSTVANLLRLLRLPAEVQALVHEGRLSEGHARALLTIEDETRLLRMARQAADEGWSVRDTEERVRRGDDLPAEEAPDGVKAGGGHASGRRRDGRMLSPDARRVEDVLRKRLGTDVRIHPRRRGRGFLTINYYSNDDLARLLELMLGEAYAG